Proteins encoded by one window of Papio anubis isolate 15944 chromosome 7, Panubis1.0, whole genome shotgun sequence:
- the LOC103885823 gene encoding RNA polymerase-associated protein LEO1-like isoform X1 produces the protein MDLFGDIDDISSESDEGNQPPTPRQLVDEHGVPQDQQEEEPISETIIEEEIPNINSDLGNELYFVKLPKFLSIEPKPFDPQFYEDEFEDEKVLDEEDRIRLKLKVENTIRWRIRRDEEGNKIKESNARMVKWSDRSMSLHLGNEVFDVYKAPLLGNYIHLFVREDTGLQGQAIFKSKLTFRPHSDSATYRKMTLPLANRSSKTQKIRILPMAGRDPEGQHTEVMKKEERLRASTHRESQAIHLREKRYQQEPSVSYQDPGSDGVEEEGKDTFSLAAIKNYYQGEFQGESGMEVTFHHFRVAVPAFALASCYSLSYYLLRTKVRKPFCFLSHRKD, from the exons ATGGATCTGTTTGGAGATATAGATGACATTTCTTCTGAGAGTGATGAGGGCAATCAACCACCTACTCCACGACAGCTGGTT GATGAACATGGAGTGCCTCAGGACCAGCAGGAGGAAGAGCCAATTTCTGAAACCATAATAGAAGAAGAAATTCCCAATATCAACTCCGATTTAGGAAATGAattgtattttgttaaattacCCAAGTTTCTCAGTATAGAACCCAA GCCTTTTGATCCTCAGTTTTATGAAGATGAATTTGAAGATGAGAAAGTGCTTGACGAGGAAGATAGAATCAGGTTAAAATTAAAG GTAGAAAATACTATAAGATGGAGGATACGCCGGgatgaagaaggaaataaaattaaagaaagcaaTGCTCGGATGGTCAAGTGGTCAGATAGAAG CATGTCCCTGCATTTAGGCAATGAAGTGTTTGATGTGTACAAAGCCCCGCTGCTGGGCAATTACATCCACCTGTTTGTAAGAGAAGACACTGGTCTGCAGGGACAAGCCATCTTTAAATCCAAACTTACCTTTAG ACCTCACTCTGACAGTGCCACATACAGAAAGATGACCCTGCCACTTGCTAATAGAAGttcaaagacacagaaaattaGAATCTTACCAATGGCGGGTCGTGATCCTGAAGGCCAACACACAGAAGTGATGAAG AAAGAGGAACGCTTGAGGGCTTCCACTCACCGGGAGTCTCAGGCAATCCATCTGCGGGAGAAGCGCTACCAGCAGGAGCCAAGTGTCTCCTACCAGGACCCTGGCAGTGACGGTGTGGAGGAGGAAGGCAAGGACACCTTCAGCCTGGCTGCTATTAAAAACTATTATCAAGGTGAATTCCAAGGTGAGTCAGGTATGGAGGTCACATTTCATCATTTCAGGGTGGCAGTGCCTGCTTTTGCTCTGGCGAGCTGTTACTCCTTGTCCTACTATTTATTGAGGACAAAAGTACGAaagcctttttgttttctctcccacAGAAAAGATTAG
- the LOC103885823 gene encoding RNA polymerase-associated protein LEO1-like isoform X2 yields the protein MDLFGDIDDISSESDEGNQPPTPRQLVDEHGVPQDQQEEEPISETIIEEEIPNINSDLGNELYFVKLPKFLSIEPKPFDPQFYEDEFEDEKVLDEEDRIRLKLKVENTIRWRIRRDEEGNKIKESNARMVKWSDRSMSLHLGNEVFDVYKAPLLGNYIHLFVREDTGLQGQAIFKSKLTFRPHSDSATYRKMTLPLANRSSKTQKIRILPMAGRDPEGQHTEVMKKEERLRASTHRESQAIHLREKRYQQEPSVSYQDPGSDGVEEEGKDTFSLAAIKNYYQGEFQGTPSGKRKAEHEEEEDDIKP from the exons ATGGATCTGTTTGGAGATATAGATGACATTTCTTCTGAGAGTGATGAGGGCAATCAACCACCTACTCCACGACAGCTGGTT GATGAACATGGAGTGCCTCAGGACCAGCAGGAGGAAGAGCCAATTTCTGAAACCATAATAGAAGAAGAAATTCCCAATATCAACTCCGATTTAGGAAATGAattgtattttgttaaattacCCAAGTTTCTCAGTATAGAACCCAA GCCTTTTGATCCTCAGTTTTATGAAGATGAATTTGAAGATGAGAAAGTGCTTGACGAGGAAGATAGAATCAGGTTAAAATTAAAG GTAGAAAATACTATAAGATGGAGGATACGCCGGgatgaagaaggaaataaaattaaagaaagcaaTGCTCGGATGGTCAAGTGGTCAGATAGAAG CATGTCCCTGCATTTAGGCAATGAAGTGTTTGATGTGTACAAAGCCCCGCTGCTGGGCAATTACATCCACCTGTTTGTAAGAGAAGACACTGGTCTGCAGGGACAAGCCATCTTTAAATCCAAACTTACCTTTAG ACCTCACTCTGACAGTGCCACATACAGAAAGATGACCCTGCCACTTGCTAATAGAAGttcaaagacacagaaaattaGAATCTTACCAATGGCGGGTCGTGATCCTGAAGGCCAACACACAGAAGTGATGAAG AAAGAGGAACGCTTGAGGGCTTCCACTCACCGGGAGTCTCAGGCAATCCATCTGCGGGAGAAGCGCTACCAGCAGGAGCCAAGTGTCTCCTACCAGGACCCTGGCAGTGACGGTGTGGAGGAGGAAGGCAAGGACACCTTCAGCCTGGCTGCTATTAAAAACTATTATCAAGGTGAATTCCAAG GCACACCTTCTGGAAAGAGGAAAGCAGAgcatgaagaggaagaagatgataTAAAGCCCTAA